The sequence catcttatatttaaaaaatgataaaagaccacctgatggtaagagttTACCACCAAtatatattggcgctgtaagatatattaaccattccttacatcgtcaattcaccaccaaccttgggaactgagttgTTCTAtcccttctgcctgtagttacactggctcactcacccttcaataaacacaatcataataattattgcttcTTATCGGTACTATATATAATGAGTGAGTGggacctaaccagacgggctagcacgaagccctaccaccagttAAATCCAATTTTTTCTATTACAGTTATCCGGTGAAGATCTACCGCAGATGCTGTGTGCGGAATGCTCGAAGAGATTAATGAATTGTGATAGATTGAGATCAAAAAGCTTAAGAGCAAACATGTTGctcttagaattatttaaaaagcaagATCTTGTAAGTATACTATTAGTGTATTTCATAGTGGATATCTTCAGGGCCAGAGGGCAACAGGGGCAACTGCCCTGGCTCCCACCACAATAAAGATTCCGACGAGTTGagaattttattctaatatttgtttagatatagtcaatttttatatagtattgctgttttaaaAGTTGCTGATGCAAAGATACATACTAGGAGCCCCCACTTTTCTGTTGCCCCAGGGTATCCAGACCTCAAAATCCGGCCCTGTATAAGAATGATACCGAGacgttgaattattaaaaaacactaaTATTTTTCTGTGCGTGGTTTTGTCTGGATTCTGGTGTGTCTCATTGTAAAACAGCCGCGAGACGAGccgtaaataatacataataaattttcagATAACCGTACATAATGTAAAATCAATAAACCGAGACCAGAACCAACTAACGTCCGATTTGATAAACAAAACATTCGATCCGGACCACTGCGACCTGTACATACAGTACACGGAAGATCAAGACGAACAGACGGACAAAAATCCCATACAGGAAGCCGATATTGAAAATTTAGACGTTAAGAGCGAGAAAGATGAAGAAATATACACGAATGAAGTTTTCACCGAAGCGAGAGATGAAATCGTCAACGGTGATGATGTAGACGACGACTCCAACTTCGTAGTTCCAAACTATTCAACAGACGACAGTCTACCGCTGGAGACGCAAAGGAAGAAGGTGAAAAAGATTAAAACGAAAGAGAAGAAAGTAAGGAAGAAGATGAAGGATAAAACGGAACCAAAGATAGATAGGCGACGGAAGCCGTTTCTGAATGATGATCTGAACGAAACTCTGTTCACGATAACTGATCTCACGTTTGAGGAACAGGTTGCTGAAATTCACAAGAGACGGGAGTCGtccaattataaaaactctatgTTCAAGTGTACCGAGTGTTTTAAGGGTTTTTTGGACGAGACGGCGTATAATGGTCACATGACGAGGCATACGAATGTAAGTTGTTGTAATATACTAGGTGTAAgtccggcttcgctcgggttaagtaaataaacaaatgcgGTTTATTTTTCACGTTTCATACTCATCACTCTTTCATAGACGTTGAtctgtaatgtattatttttaagtttccaTTGAGTTAAAGTTTAATTACGAAATTAATATTTGGAACACTTTCTCAACGCACTCGTAAAAGTTCATTTTATCAAGTTTCATGGATTTCATATCGAtgtatctcgattatacgaatttagcgaatattatttaaaggtcTTTAAACGTGGATAGGTTTcaatcgggtctatcgtagacttGCACGAAATGATTGATATGGGTATTTAATGCGTATCggaatccggctcgaaggaccaaaaaaaaatacagagttGGATTAAAATCAGCGGTTCCTATTTCGGGTTCGCTGGTGCGAGGTGCCAACAATTGACCTGGTTTTGTGGGTTCGAGAAATAAAGAACTAAGAAACTAGGGAAGTTTTACGTTTTATAACGTTCCACTGCTGAGTAACTGAAACTATCACacatatttatgtgtgtgtgttaatcATATTGCAATGTGTGTGTGTTAATCTTCCAGCAATGCGGCGAGTTCGAGTGCGACATCTGCAAGACGCACTTCAAGCACCCGCACGCGTTGCGGAAGCACATCACGGCGCACCACACGCAGCGGTTTAGCTGCAACCAGTGCCCGTACGTCACGACGCACCGGTGAGTGTCAAGtatttactagctgaacctgcggctttactcgcgcgaattttataaaacagaaacTTCCGACcaccgttttacccccttaggggcgaagtttcgtaaaatacattcttagcggatgtctataCCCAAATtccaagtttgtaggtgttataaaACGTATAGTACAGTTACAGGGACAGGGTGTAATGTGAGTATCTTATCTCTTACAGACAGACAGCTAGACTACACGAGAGATGGCACAAGGGAACGAAGTATCAGTGTCCACATTGTCAGGATGAATTTGTGTGAGTACAGGAATCTTATGGTTTGAACCGGTCAATCTCAGTTCAAGATTGTTGGTTTGAAAcggggcgtcacggtagcatacgAAAGCGAGATAGTGGGTATTTGTATTCCGGTGTACCGGAGTGCACTCggcgtcctgggcaccggcggGTCTCCCCCCTCACTTGCCCGTGGGGGAAACGAGTAAGGCGTTTATCaagttaaatcaaaaaatattttataaatgaaagtatGCTTTGGGAAAAGATCCTCCAgaacagaagtgataacttaagccattctaagttgaactatttaatattggacgtatgcgtaagagaaagggaagccaaacaggctggcgccgtaacgcgttacgtaacgaagcggtttaccctcccataagaagttatcacttaactaaataatttatcattgttatcacgaatttttgatgaaaaatatatgcatattatctccctaagtttttttttcgccggttcttctcaagtctgatgtttttctttccgaaccggcggtagagTTTTGTCAACCAATaagaaatttgagtttgagtttgtacGGACACATGTGTACGTACATGAGATAGGtttatttgttgtaaattttgttatatgttgtAAGGTATTATCAAAGTCTGCTCCCCCCCCTCCCAAAACATATACAGAATAACCCCCTGCCTAATTACTCTAAATTACtgacaatagtttttttttatgttacagtaAATTCACAACTTACATGGGTCACATCCGAATAAAGCACCCGTCGGACTTTGTGTGTGCTCTGTGCGGGTACTCCTTCGTCAGCGAGAAGGGAATCGAACTGCACAAGAAACTCAAACATCGTCTCGATGATGGACAGGTGACTTAAAcaatactagtgggtctcccgcaaAACATCGCGTTAATTCAAAAGATTTTGTAGGAATTTAGATACTTATCTACATTTGGCGgcaaatgatgaaacctcttttcaattaaatttttcaaaatcaaatggGGTACATAAGTTCAGtttgaattggagtttgtcgataacaatttactttaattttgtttacgtttttcatttgattttcttatacagccgtggTACCAATATCTAACCGGCcagaaatttttttttcgtaatcaaGAATCTTCTTAAATTTTCTGCGCATCTCCGGCTGGAGTCCTTCAAagtgagaccataaccgatcatTTACGTGCAGCCATCgttccataatcactgggacaaaagtCGGCTCACGCTATCAATACATAAGATTTGTTTAGTATGTTTTCAGTTACGAAACGTTACGAAATAGccgaaaaaaataagtatttatatatttcagataCCTGAAGACGGTCCGCTGTGCGACTTGTGCAACGTGCGATTCGTGTCGCAGGAAGCGTACAGGAGACATCTGCACGTGTCCGCGCGCCACAACACGAGCGACTCGTAAGTTTGCCTCGCGTGACGGTAGATGGCGCTGGTCGATTTTCTCGTGTTATAAAACTTGCCTCGCGTGACGGTAGATGGCGCTGGTCTATTTTCTCGTGTTGTAAAACTTGCCCCGCGTGACGGTAGATGGCGCTGGTCGATTTTCTCGTGTTATAAAACTTGCCTCGCGTGACGGTAGATGGCGCTGGTCGATTTTCTcgtgttataaaacaaagtcgcttcccgctctGTGCGCTTGGCTCTTAAACTACGTAACgcattttaatgcggttttggCCAATAAACATAGCGactcaagaggaaggtttatatgtataatcagGGTTCGCGGATatatatcaatagattttttcttATCTTCTGAACAACACTCCACAGATCGATGCTCTAGATCTGACTCtgaatgattactttttatatttagtcgattacaaattaaatattaaaataaaattagttgatttatctcacaaacaaatgaagatataataataaaaggtacttgttttttaactgttcattaaaaatttctttctcaaatagatagacactaactcctttgttactttttttttaacaaaaaactttACATTCTTATGTGTTTACAGAATGAAATTCGCTTCGTTTTCTTAGCCTGGATAGATATCATATATATcggttgtatataaaaaaattggattttttCGAACCCTGTCGAATACATGCGTATTATAGTACAGAGCTGAGATTTTCAATAGTTCTAAATTTTCAAAGTCGGCTAGATTAACATGTACACGTTCGTTTCAGCGATTCGAAAGAATCTAACAAGATGAGAAAAGGTAGATCTCGTATCGTAAGAGAAAAGAGGAGAAATATAGAAGATGGAGACGATGACGATGAGAAGAAGAAAATATATCCAAGTCAGATGAGGAAGGCCGAGGGCCCGATACCGTGTGAACAGGTATTTATGGAAATATCGTAATAGTAGAAGATCTGAACCTGAAACGACCTTCACCGAACTGATAACAGAATGAgacatattattttggtatatgtacaaATGCATTtggtaaaaagcggttatttttatataacaaacagacattccaattttattatatgtatagatatgttTGCCTAATCGGTTGTAATGTGTGTTTCCAGTGCGGTCTCCAACTAGAAGACTCGAGGGCGTACCACGGACACTTCAGACGGATGCACCCGGACAAGAACCGAACGAAATATCCGTCGATGAAGTCGCCTTGCATGTGCGAGGTGTGCGGGAGAATGTTCCAAGTTAGTATGAGTCCATCTTGGTAGTACAACCCAATCATTAATTCTACTGACAAATTTATTGatccatatttattattgtaccaGTATCTGTGAGTGATGGTGACCAGGATGAGgagttaaatgttaaaaaaataactaagttCCAACCGTGCCCCCCCCAGAGCTACGCGCTGCTGAAGGACCACCGCTGGGTGCACACGGGCGAGCGGCCCTTCGCGTGCGAGTCGTGCGGGAAGGCGTTCCGCATGCGGCAGCGGCTCGTCGCGCACAGACGTGTGCACGCGCCCAGGCGCGCCGCCTTCGTGTGCGCGCTGTGCGGGAAGAGCTTCAGCACGCACAGCAACCGCCAGCGACACATGTTCGTGAGTACCGCCCCCTCGTGCGCGCTGTGCGGGAAGAGCTTCAGCACGCACAGCAACCGCCAGCGACACATGTTCGTGAGTACCGCCCCCTCGTGCGCGCTGTGCGGGAAGAGCTTCAGCACGCACAGCAACCGCCAGCGACACATGTTCGTGAGTACCGCCCCCTCGTGTGCGCTGTGCGGGAAGAGCTTCAGCACGCACAGCAACCGCCAGCGACACATGCTCGTGAGTACCGCCCCCTCGTGTGCGCTGTGCGGGAAGAGCTTCAGCACGCACAGCAACCGCCAGCGACACATGTTCGTGAGTACCGCCCCCTCGTGTGCGCTGTGCGGGAAGAGCTTCAGCACGCACAGCAACCGCCAGCGACACATGATTTGTTTCTTTCGTAATGTGCGTTCGCGCGTCCGTCGATTCGTCGAAAATTAATAGGTTGCTGTCTACGCTTGTTCGAGGGTCTGTCTGAGTTCAGTCTACGtttgtcattaaaatatctttaaattaaaaattattcataaaaaaacgtaTTGTAATGTTTCCtttgtacataatattcaaaattcttAACGTTACAGATCCACACCGGCCTGAAGCCGTTCAAGTGTGAGATGTGCGGGAAGTGCTTCAAGCACGCGAGCGAGAAGCGCGCGCACATCACGTACGTGCACCTGAAGAAGCCCTGGCCCAAGCGGGCCCGGGGGAAGCGGCGGGCGGACAGGCCTGTGAGTACACTGATGCTGGATTTCGTTGATAGaccgacatatttttttatcgcgttcaaatcaaatcaaaatcaatttattcaagtaaacttcacaatgtagcgtttttgaatcgacgatatttaaatactaccaccgtttcggaaagcagtctccagcgagaagaaacggcaagaaactcgcagagttgctcttttcaaataaacagatttgcaatgctgttttttacaatagttagtgtcctgtgatggaacccgatcCGTTCTTATTAGCCCAAAATTTTCTAAatagtattcttttaatgaatactaagatttatttattcatttagtctgaataaactttttaaattgttaggTCTTTTAGCGTTAGCTCTTGTTGCTACCTTATATAGCCGCAGATTCAAAGTTCCTAGGTTGCCACCCACCTAGGCTCTATAGGCCTCGGTACGCATGCAAAcccttcagttttttttttaatattgtgttgtAGTGGTAATTGTtcatcacatatatatttatgttctaagaaatatcaaccactccttacatcgtcaatgagcCATCAACactgggagctaagatgttatgacccttgtgcctgtagttacactggctcactcagtctTCAAAacggaaaacaaaaatattaagtattgttgtttgttgttacttacccagacgggcttgtacaaagccctaccgtcAAGCCACCTGTCCGTCCTGTCCTGTGCTGTCCTGTGCTAGATCACCTTCTGCTTGTGCCTGAGTGCCGTCTCATTGCTTTATAGGAGCGAAGGAATAGAGGTGCTCCATATTTGCAAATTTCAGAAACAAATTCAGGAAGCACCGCTATGTTTACGTGTGCTAAACCTCTGTTGATGATATAATCTGTTCGTTTcgtgataaaatattacttgtgttttcaccaacccgcattggcgcAACGTGATGGTCATACTACAAAAACGCATTTAAGCGTAACCTCCCCCCCATGAATTTGGATATAGGACTCACCGATACCGAGTGCAGAAACCGCTAGAAAACGAGCGGTA comes from Vanessa atalanta chromosome 30, ilVanAtal1.2, whole genome shotgun sequence and encodes:
- the LOC125075268 gene encoding zinc finger protein 737-like codes for the protein MRCCAPSCKNDSRHISKSQGITFHVFPTEPALRASWLRAVGKETWSPRERSAVCSEHFLCDDLYETKSGLRKVRTGAVPIVIQDTSSCEIGESASSKICRICLSVDSKLYPMRIYKLDKAYENLTGVTLSGEDLPQMLCAECSKRLMNCDRLRSKSLRANMLLLELFKKQDLITVHNVKSINRDQNQLTSDLINKTFDPDHCDLYIQYTEDQDEQTDKNPIQEADIENLDVKSEKDEEIYTNEVFTEARDEIVNGDDVDDDSNFVVPNYSTDDSLPLETQRKKVKKIKTKEKKVRKKMKDKTEPKIDRRRKPFLNDDLNETLFTITDLTFEEQVAEIHKRRESSNYKNSMFKCTECFKGFLDETAYNGHMTRHTNQCGEFECDICKTHFKHPHALRKHITAHHTQRFSCNQCPYVTTHRQTARLHERWHKGTKYQCPHCQDEFVKFTTYMGHIRIKHPSDFVCALCGYSFVSEKGIELHKKLKHRLDDGQIPEDGPLCDLCNVRFVSQEAYRRHLHVSARHNTSDSDSKESNKMRKGRSRIVREKRRNIEDGDDDDEKKKIYPSQMRKAEGPIPCEQCGLQLEDSRAYHGHFRRMHPDKNRTKYPSMKSPCMCEVCGRMFQSYALLKDHRWVHTGERPFACESCGKAFRMRQRLVAHRRVHAPRRAAFVCALCGKSFSTHSNRQRHMFIHTGLKPFKCEMCGKCFKHASEKRAHITYVHLKKPWPKRARGKRRADRPGQMGQVPVGVSEMDIAQPMWPNCDPKMGDMNNIIDDKPIYYNLKI